In one Plasmodium falciparum 3D7 genome assembly, chromosome: 14 genomic region, the following are encoded:
- a CDS encoding RNA-binding protein, putative, which yields MNVIDDQAIDKHKVFVRNIKESDVPLITKEFERICNKHFFFSNNSYTSKNAICHFKSAKDAEDFISKYNNIKLCNSYIKSEYALKKKYEDKKLISIVYNRKKIKYDNSLKIYTDCNVDNIVILNFLKTLYVNNTNLIYPLVEQYTKSESNSNVYNNINSSTYKNNDKIGDNNNSNKFIDDIEIVSDKKNIKFEDIIINIEKEMKHSRNNEKNKNNNTRLIDKNASKKIKIVYVIEFLNIKIAKMFFTLINKTVFQNFLKDQNVKNTHDKNNNNNNNNNNNKNNNNNNNNKNNNNNNNNDNIYFRYFFHELCQTKKNDKKVILQNLSRSCHVENIQKLFKHIEPNAKIFFPKKNNKKQGYAIVSFASLYNAQKALQLNKTKLCGNIITIQTINNNNDKSIGKEEEHNKYIKENEVNVKREHEEEKYSKYAIKNKNDDNEGDDNEGDDDEGDDDNEGDDDNEGDDDEGDDDEGDDDEGDDDNEGDDDNEGDDDNEGDDDNEGDDNNDDSDNNDDSDNNDDSDNNDHSDNNDHSDYNDDNGLDKSFEKINNFQKKNNDDIIRPNDEKQKKKKNLNDVEEGKTLFITNIPPETTDDEIRNYIINNINKDYIYIKTCQSNNKNLSVFVKLKYKQDADTFLKKIGEYEYDENNDENDNTNNDENNNDNSISDDEENIIDKFYKNKKNKKEKMKKILLKENKNKHNINSEILFFKNTYLMIKRAVNRDLIKEKRKNYIKSTDQENENNLKKKTKQNNIHLINDNNVNNENLSENIIKRNNNLMEKKKELLKNKNFFINPCRIYIRNYPAVLEQNTFRQLITKYFTPIIMKKYNMKKKEAFKKASQIIKKIKIIKDTDTTNSKDLNLSKEKSSKLKNKNIILNTNSNNNNVASKNVKNYICFVDINKHENAKKMIQLLQNKNIYELINEIIYKKKFQTIKKNKNIIYVDYCIEDIRMIHIKKIKEEKFLNHVKQQNLDKNINNKIIDKKKKNKKKNKVSRGKRQREKKRLLKMKNECTNILNVINNATLTKQIINQENNTKNEITDKKDKDKHTKLKKLNKTNKSIDEKKENKTKKNVINKKKPDKQKEAKAKKKTKKDDVKLIRKDVLNFLNKINK from the exons atgaatgtAATTGACGATCAGGCTATCGATAAACACAAAGTGTTTGTACGAAATATCAAAGAAAGTGATGTACCTTTAATAACAAAAGAGTTTGAAAGAATATGTAATaagcatttttttttttctaacaaTAGTTACACCTCGAAAAATGCTATATGTCATTTTAAAAGTGCAAAGGATGCAGAAGATTTTATatctaaatataataatataaaattatgtaatagttatataaaaagtgaATATGcgttaaagaaaaaatatgaagataaaaaattaatatccATTGTATATAATcggaaaaaaattaaatatgataattcacttaaaatatatacagatTGTAATGTAGATaatattgtaatattaaattttttaaaaactctttatgttaataatacaaatttaatatatccatTAGTAGAACAGTATACTAAATCTGAATCTAATagtaatgtatataataatataaatagtagtacttataaaaataatgataaaataggggataataataattccaACAAATTTATTGATGACATTGAAATTGTTtcagataaaaaaaatataaaatttgaagatattattataaatatagaaaaagaaatgaaacaTTCCAGaaacaatgaaaaaaataaaaataataatacacgtTTGATAGACAAAAATGCTtctaagaaaataaaaattgtgtATGTTATTGAATttcttaatataaaaattgctAAGATGTTTTTTACATTAATAAACAAAACGGTATTTCAAAATTTTCTAAAAGatcaaaatgtaaaaaatacacatgataaaaataataacaacaacaacaataataataataacaaaaacaacaacaataataataataacaaaaacaacaacaataataataataatgataatatatattttagataCTTTTTTCATGAATTATgtcaaacaaaaaaaaacgatAAAAAAGTTATTCTTCAAAATCTAAGTAGATCTTGTCATGTAGAAAATATACAGaaattatttaaacatataGAACCAAAtgctaaaatatttttcccaaagaaaaataataaaaaacaagGCTATGCCATAGTCTCTTTTGCTTCATTATATAATGCACAAAAAGCTTTACAActaaacaaaacaaaattatGTGGGAATATAATAACCATCCAAACgataaacaataataatgataaaagtaTTGGGAAGGAGGAAGAACATAATAAGTATATTAAGGAAAATGAGGTCAATGTAAAAAGGGAACACGAAGAGGAAAAATATAGCAAATAtgcaataaaaaataaaaatgatgataatgaaggtgatgataatgaaggtgatgatgatgaaggtgatgatgataatgaaggtgatgatgataatgaaggtgatgatgatgaaggtgatgatgatgaaggtgatgatgatgaaggtGATGACGATAATGAAGGTGATGACGATAATGAAGGTGATGACGATAATGAAGGTGATGACGATAATGAaggtgatgataataatgacgatagtgataataatgacgatagtgataataatgacgatagtgataataatgaccatagtgataataatgaccatagtgattataatgatgataatggtTTAGATAAAAGTTTTGAAAAAATCAataattttcaaaaaaaaaataatgatgatattataAGACCAAATGAtgagaaacaaaaaaaaaaaaaaaacctgaACGATGTTGAAGAAGGAAAAACTTTATTTATTACGAACATTCCTCCAGAAACTACAGATGATGAAATTAGAaactatattataaataatataaataaagattatatatatataaaaacatgtcagagtaataataaaaatctaTCAGTCTTTgtcaaattaaaatataaacaggATGCTGATACTTTTCTAAAGAAAATTGGAGAATAtgaatatgatgaaaataatgatgaaaatgataatacaaataatgatgaaaataataatgataattcaattagtgatgatgaagaaaatattattgacAAATTTTACAAGAACaagaaaaataagaaagaaaaaatgaaaaaaattttattaaaagaaaataaaaataagcaCAATATAAATTCAGAAAttctcttttttaaaaatacttATTTAATGATTAAAAGAGCAGTGAATAGAGATTTAatcaaagaaaaaagaaaaaattatataaaatcaaCAGATCAAGAAAACGaaaacaatttaaaaaaaaaaacaaaacaaaataatatacacctaattaatgataataatgtaaataatgaaaacttaagtgaaaatattattaaaagaaataataatttaatggagaaaaaaaaagaacttttgaaaaataaaaatttctttATAAATCCATGTAGAATATACATAAGAAACTATCCAGCCGTGTTAGAACAAAATACATTTAGACAACTTATAACCAAATATTTTACACCTATAATtatgaagaaatataatatgaaaaaaaaagaggccTTTAAAAAAGCTTcacaaataattaaaaaaattaaaataatcaaaGACACTGATACAACAAATTCAAAGGATTTAAATCTTTCAAAGGAAAAATCGtccaaattaaaaaataaaaatataatactcAATACAAACAGtaacaacaataatgtaGCTAgtaaaaatgttaaaaattatatatgttttgtaGATATTAATAAACATGAAAAcgcaaaaaaaatgatacaactattacaaaataaaaatatatatgaactaatcaatgaaattatttataaaaaaaagtttcaaactattaaaaaaaacaaaaatataatttatgtagATTATTGTATTGAAGATATAAGaatgatacatataaaaaaaataaaagaagaaaaattctTAAATCATGTAAAACAACAAAATCtagacaaaaatataaataataaaattattgataagaaaaaaaaaaataaaaaaaaaaataaagtaagtAGAGGTAAAAGAcagagagaaaaaaaaagattattaaaaatgaaaaatgaatgtactaatatattaaatgtaatCAACAACGCTACATTGACGAAACAAATAATTAATCAAGAGAATAATACGAAAAATGAGATAACAGATAAAAAGGATAAAGATAAACATACCAAGCTGAAGAAATTAAACAAAACTAATAAGTCcatagatgaaaaaaaagaaaacaaaacaaaaaaaaatgtcataaataagaaaaagccCGATAAACAAAAGGAAGCTAAagcaaaaaagaaaactaaAAAGGATGATGTG aAATTAATTAGGAAGGATGTATTAAATTTTCTTAATAAGATCAATAAatag
- a CDS encoding RNA-binding protein 8A, putative, whose product MEDNNLNNVLKNDEVPAKSVEGWIIIITNIHGEARDDYIKEVFERFGQIKNLHLNIDRRTGFLKGYAFLEYENFVDAKRAIDEMDGTMLLNQEIHVDWAFVQEKSKT is encoded by the exons ATGGAAGATAATAATCTAAATAACGTtcttaaaaatgatgaagtCCCAGCAAAAT CTGTAGAAGGCTGGATAATTATCATAACAAATATACACGGCGAAGCCAGAGATGATTACATAAAAGAAGTTTTTGAAAGGTTTggacaaataaaaaatttacatttaaatataGATAGAAGAACAGGTTTTCTAAAAGGATATGCATTTCTtgaatatgaaaattttgtAGACGCAAAAAGAGCAATAGATg aaaTGGATGGTACTATGCTACTAAATCAGGAGATACATGTAGACTGGGCTTTTGTGCaagaaaaaagtaaaacGTGA